In Rattus norvegicus strain BN/NHsdMcwi chromosome 1, GRCr8, whole genome shotgun sequence, a genomic segment contains:
- the Lrfn1 gene encoding leucine-rich repeat and fibronectin type III domain-containing protein 1 isoform X1, producing the protein MAPGPFSSGLLSPPPAALPFLLLLWAGASRGQPCPGRCICQNVAPTLTMLCAKTGLLFVPPAIDRRVVELRLTDNFIAAVRRRDFANMTSLVHLTLSRNTIGQVAAGAFADLRALRALHLDSNRLAEVRGDQLRGLGNLRHLILGNNQIRKVESAAFDAFLSTVEDLDLSYNNLEALPWEAVGQMVNLNTLTLDHNLIDHIAEGTFVQLHKLVRLDMTSNRLHKLPPDGLFLRSQGGGPKPPTPLTVSFGGNPLHCNCELLWLRRLTREDDLETCATPEHLTDRYFWSIPEEEFLCEPPLITRQAGGRALVVEGQAVSLRCRAVGDPEPVVHWVAPDGRLLGNSSRTRVRGDGTLDVTITTLRDSGTFTCIASNAAGEATAPVEVCVVPLPLMAPPPAAPPPLTEPGSSDIATPGRPGANDSATERRLVAAELTSSSVLIRWPAQRPVPGIRMYQVQYNSSADDSLVYRMIPSTSQTFLVNDLAAGRAYDLCVLAVYDDGATALPATRVVGCVQFTTAGDPAPCRPLRAHFLGGTMIIAIGGVIVASVLVFIVLLMIRYKVYGDGDSRRIKGTSRSPPRVSHVCSQTNGSSAQQASAPPAPDRYEALREVAVPAAIEAKAMEAEATSTELEVVLGRSLGGSATSLCLLPSEETSGEESRAVTGPRRSRSGALGPPTSAPPTLALVRGGSPARPRPQQRYSFDGDYGALFQSHSYPRRARRTKRHRSTPHLDGAGGGAAGEDGDLGLGSARARLAFTSTEWMLESTV; encoded by the exons ATGGCTCCAGGCCCCTTCTCCTCCGGGCTCCTCTCGCCACCACCTGCTGCTCTCCCTTTTCTGCTGCTGCTCTGGGCAGGAGCATCTCGTGGCCAGCCCTGCCCCGGTCGCTGCATCTGTCAGAACGTGGCACCTACACTGACCATGCTGTGTGCCAAGACCGGCCTGCTCTTCGTGCCACCCGCCATCGACAGGCGTGTGGTAGAGCTGCGGCTCACTGACAACTTCATTGCGGCTGTGCGTCGTCGAGACTTCGCCAATATGACCAGCCTGGTCCACCTCACCCTGTCTCGAAACACCATTGGCCAGGTAGCAGCTGGCGCCTTTGCTGACCTCCGTGCTCTCCGGGCCCTGCATCTTGACAGCAATCGTCTTGCAGAAGTGCGAGGGGACCAGCTCCGGGGCTTGGGTAACCTCCGCCACTTGATCCTTGGCAACAATCAGATCCGTAAGGTGGAGTCGGCAGCCTTTGACGCTTTCCTGTCCACCGTGGAGGACCTGGATCTATCCTACAACAACCTGGAGGCACTGCCATGGGAGGCGGTGGGTCAGATGGTGAACTTGAACACCCTCACGCTGGACCACAACCTCATTGATCACATTGCGGAGGGCACCTTCGTGCAGCTGCACAAACTCGTGCGCTTGGACATGACCTCTAACCGCCTACATAAACTGCCCCCCGACGGACTGTTCCTGAGGTCCCAGGGCGGTGGGCCCAAGCCACCTACCCCACTGACCGTCAGCTTCGGTGGCAACCCGCTGCACTGCAACTGTGAACTGCTCTGGCTTCGGCGCCTGACCAGGGAGGATGACTTGGAGACATGTGCCACGCCCGAGCATCTCACTGACCGCTATTTCTGGTCCATCCCCGAGGAGGAATTTCTCTGTGAGCCCCCGCTCATCACACGACAGGCAGGCGGCCGGGCCCTAGTTGTGGAGGGCCAGGCTGTCAGTCTGCGCTGCCGGGCGGTGGGTGACCCAGAGCCCGTGGTGCATTGGGTGGCACCGGATGGGCGGCTGCTGGGGAACTCCAGCCGGACTCGGGTCCGTGGTGACGGAACGCTGGATGTGACTATCACCACCCTGAGGGACAGCGGTACCTTCACTTGCATAGCCTCCAATGCTGCAGGGGAAGCCACTGCACCTGTGGAGGTATGTGTGGTGCCTCTGCCACTCATGGCGCCCCCACCTGCTGCCCCGccgcctctcactgaacctggttcTTCTGACATCGCCACACCGGGCAGACCTGGTGCCAACGACTCAGCCACTGAGCGCAGGCTTGTGGCTGCTGAACTTACGTCCAGCTCTGTGCTCATCCGCTGGCCGGCCCAGAGGCCAGTGCCTGGCATCCGCATGTACCAAGTGCAATACAACAGCTCTGCGGATGACTCCCTAGTCTACAG GATGATCCCTTCTACCAGCCAGACCTTCCTGGTGAATGATTTGGCGGCTGGCCGCGCCTATGATTTGTGTGTGTTGGCAGTCTACGACGATGGGGCCACCGCTCTGCCGGCCACCAGAGTGGTGGGCTGTGTGCAATTCACCACCGCGGGAGATCCTGCACCATGCCGCCCGCTGAGGGCCCACTTCTTGGGCGGCACCATGATCATCGCCATCGGGGGCGTCATCGTAGCCTCGGTCCTCGTTTTCATCGTTCTGCTCATGATTCGCTACAAAGTGTATGGCGATGGGGACAGCCGCCGCATCAAGGGGACGTCCAGATCGCCCCCTCGGGTCAGCCACGTGTGCTCTCAGACCAATGGTTCAAGTGCACAGCAAGCCTCCGCCCCACCAGCTCCAGACCGCTACGAGGCGCTGCGGGAGGTGGCTGTCCCTGCAGCCATCGAGGCAAAGGCCATGGAGGCCGAGGCGACTTCCACTGAGCTAGAGGTGGTGCTTGGACGCTCTCTGGGTGGCTCGGCCACCTCTCTGTGCTTGCTGCCCTCCGAGGAAACTTCAGGGGAGGAATCTAGGGCCGTAACCGGCCCTCGAAGGAGCCGTTCGGGGGCCTTGGGGCCTCCAACTTCAGCACCCCCAACGCTAGCTCTGGTTCGTGGGGGATCCCCGGCCCGGCCGAGGCCACAACAACGCTATTCCTTTGATGGGGACTACGGGGCGCTGTTCCAGAGTCACAGTTACCCGCGCCGCGCCCGGCGGACAAAGCGCCACCGGTCCACGCCCCACCTGGACGGGGCTGGAGGGGGCGCGGCCGGGGAGGACGGAGACCTGGGGCTGGGCTCCGCCCGGGCACGCCTGGCCTTCACCAGCACCGAATGGATGCTGGAGAGTACGGTGTGA